Proteins encoded by one window of Drosophila melanogaster chromosome X:
- the XRCC1 gene encoding XRCC1 — translation MPIALFKSVREVSSEDAVHVAANLLKENAGKKWRTKAPGEKSAYVVLEFEEPQQITGIDIGNEHAAFIEVLVSRTGCQADDFRELLLSSSFMTPIESKNSSNPNRVRCFSSTSLAESALPEKWKLLQIVCTQPFNRHVPYGLSFVKVHVVAAAAPKVKSLVPQGVMQFGTFKLREESPDSETDNQVNRFHSWKKQTQHKSPAISATSTAAAIRDAGSTALRRLSAGKVSSLAASPKTSTSPSPVLNALRSVSPTPLDAKPLDRNRASLLFGDDDEDVKDAEVNAKKQRLSKHLEADKDRRRLEQEKERESRKKKSSRHSLDKSISKEDKPPAKEHNSSSREKSTAKEEKEQLRKEERSHSKEEKSRRKEKSKHDHRSSDTSNSKESSRPTAQKRHSSPTAVAVTPAKKQKIVDTAIQYRPLNQLLKGVVLVISGIQNPDRADLRSKAVALGAKYKADWGSGCTHLICAFKNTPKYNQVKGKGKIVTRSWIEKCYELKKYLPWRRYALDTNDIGQPESDEELCDEATRPRRDSSKDDVAMLEDSKLTALADQNDVEMNPDALSGIDTEDELQRVAEENKTKKAKLRTTVKTKSQDIYEVSTDEEDYLELKKKQID, via the exons ATGCCAATTGCGCTTTTCAAGTCCGTACGCGAAGTGAGCAGCGAAGATGCG GTGCACGTAGCGGCGAATCTGCTCAAGGAAAACGCCGGCAAGAAGTGGCGAACCAAGGCGCCGGGAGAGAAATCCGCATACGTTGTGCTGGAGTTCGAGGAGCCGCAACAGATTACGGGCATCGATATTGGCAACGAACATGCCGCCTTCATCGAGGTGCTGGTCAGTCGAACAGGCTGCCAGGCGGACGATTTCCGCGAGCTGCTGCTATCCAGTTCGTTTATGACGCCCATCGAGAGCAAGAATTCCAGCAATCCAAATCGCGTTCGCTGTTTCAGTAGCACTTCGCTGGCGGAGAGTGCACTGCCGGAGAAGTGGAAGCTGCTTCAGATAGTCTGCACACAGCCCTTCAATCGTCATGTGCCATACGGGCTCTCATTCGTCAAGGTGCATGTAGTGGCTGCTGCGGCGCCTAAGGTCAAATCCCTAGTGCCGCAGGGTGTTATGCAATTCGGGACCTTTAAGCTGCGCGAGGAGTCGCCGGACTCGGAAACGGACAATCAAGTGAACAGATTTCACAGCTGGAAGAAGCAGACGCAGCACAAGTCGCCCGCGATCAGTGCGACCTCCACAGCAGCGGCCATTCGGGACGCCGGCTCCACGGCCCTGCGAAGGCTGAGCGCTGGCAAGGTTTCTAGCCTGGCTGCATCGCCCAAAACCTCGACGTCGCCATCACCAGTTCTCAATGCTCTGCGATCGGTTTCTCCGACGCCATTGGATGCCAAGCCCCTGGATCGCAATCGAGCTTCACTCTTGTTCGGCGACGATGATGAGGACGTGAAGGACGCTGAGGTCAATGCAAAGAAACAACGGCTGAGCAAGCATCTGGAGGCGGACAAGGATCGACGGCGATTGGAGCAGGAAAAGGAGAGGGAGAGCAGAAAGAAAAAGTCAAGCAGGCACTCCTTGGATAAGTCAATCAGCAAAGAAGACAAACCACCGGCAAAGGAGCACAATTCGTCCTCCAGAGAAAAATCCACAGCCAAAGAAGAGAAAGAGCAATTACGAAAAGAGGAAAGATCGCATTCGAAGGAGGAGAAGTCCAGGAGGAAGGAGAAATCTAAGCATGATCACAGATCTTCGGACACCTCGAATTCCAAGGAAAGTTCGCGCCCAACTGCGCAAAAGCGACATTCATCTCCCACCGCAGTCGCAGTAACGCccgccaaaaagcaaaagatcGTGGACACAGCGATTCAATACCGTCCCCTTAATCAGTTACTCAAGGGTGTGGTCCTGGTCATCAGTGGCATACAG AATCCCGATCGTGCAGACTTGCGTTCGAAAGCGGTCGCCTTGGGAGCCAAGTATAAGGCTGATTGGGGATCAGGATGTACCCATCTGAT ATGCGCATTCAAAAACACACCGAAATACAATCAAGTGAAGGGCAAGGGCAAGATTGTGACACGCAGTTGGATCGAGAAATGTTATGAGCTGAAGAAGTACCTGCCATGGCGACGTTACGCCCTGGATACCAATGACATTGGCCAGCCGGAGAGCGATGAGGAGCTTTGCGATGAGGCGACGAGGCCACGGCGCGATTCCAGCAAGGATGATGTGGCAATGCTAGAGGATAGCAAGCTAACAGCTCTAGCGGATCAGAATGATGTGGAAATGAATCCAGATGCCTTATCGGGCATTGATACGGAAGATGAACTGCAGCGCGTGGCTGAGG aaaacaaaacgaagaaAGCCAAACTAAGGACTACAGTAAAGACGAAATCGCAAGATATATACGAAGTTAGTACCGATGAAGAGGATTATCTGGAGCTAAAGAAGAAACAAATCGATTAG
- the CanB gene encoding calcineurin B, isoform A — protein sequence MGNETSLPMDMCSNFDADEIRRLGKRFRKLDLDNSGALSIDEFMSLPELQQNPLVQRVIDIFDADGNGEVDFKEFIQGVSQFSVRGDKLSKLRFAFRIYDMDNDGYISNGELFQVLKMMVGNNLKDTQLQQIVDKTICFADKDEDGKISFDEFCSVVGNTDIHKKMVVDV from the coding sequence ATGGGTAACGAGACCTCCCTGCCCATGGACATGTGTTCCAACTTCGATGCGGACGAGATCCGTAGGCTGGGCAAGCGATTCCGCAAGCTGGATCTGGACAACTCGGGTGCGCTGAGCATAGATGAGTTCATGTCGCTGCCGGAATTGCAGCAGAATCCGCTGGTGCAGCGGGTTATCGATATCTTCGATGCGGATGGAAACGGGGAGGTGGACTTCAAGGAGTTTATCCAGGGAGTGTCGCAGTTTAGCGTGCGCGGCGATAAGCTGTCCAAGCTGCGATTCGCCTTCCGCATCTATGATATGGACAATGATGGCTACATCTCGAACGGGGAACTCTTCCAGGTGCTCAAGATGATGGTGGGCAACAATCTGAAGGACACACAGCTGCAGCAGATCGTGGACAAGACCATTTGCTTTGCGGACAAGGACGAGGATGGCAAGATATCGTTCGATGAATTCTGCTCGGTGGTGGGCAATACCGATATTCACAAGAAAATGGTTGTCGATGTTTAG